The following proteins come from a genomic window of bacterium BMS3Abin08:
- a CDS encoding hypothetical protein (methylene-tetrahydrofolate reductase C terminal), with the protein MIVTKKKDFQELMENLKNYRSFFLIGCSECASLCGTGGEEQINEMTEALKAEGKEVTGGIVAKTGCQVLGTKKELKAYKEALAGAECILVMSCGAGTQSAVDLFEDKPVYPTNDSLFLGNMTRFQMFDERCSLCGKCILDKTGGICPVTTCPKGLLNGPCGGMKDGHCEVGPDIPCAWVRIYERMKKLDKLQELCDTVVEAKDWSAGQKPRSLNTREMKEK; encoded by the coding sequence ACTACAGGAGTTTCTTCCTTATCGGCTGTTCGGAATGTGCCAGCCTCTGCGGTACCGGAGGTGAAGAACAGATAAATGAGATGACCGAGGCACTGAAGGCGGAAGGTAAAGAGGTCACCGGCGGGATAGTGGCGAAGACAGGCTGCCAGGTCCTCGGTACCAAGAAGGAACTCAAGGCATACAAGGAAGCCCTTGCCGGCGCTGAATGTATCCTTGTCATGTCCTGTGGCGCAGGGACTCAGTCGGCGGTCGACCTCTTTGAGGACAAGCCGGTATATCCAACCAACGATTCCCTCTTCCTTGGGAACATGACCAGGTTTCAGATGTTCGATGAGCGCTGTTCCCTCTGTGGAAAGTGCATACTCGACAAGACAGGCGGTATCTGTCCGGTTACTACCTGTCCTAAGGGGCTTCTGAATGGTCCATGCGGGGGAATGAAGGACGGACACTGTGAGGTCGGTCCTGATATCCCGTGTGCATGGGTAAGGATATATGAGAGGATGAAGAAGCTTGACAAGCTGCAGGAACTCTGCGATACCGTTGTTGAGGCCAAGGACTGGTCGGCAGGGCAGAAGCCAAGGTCCCTCAATACCAGGGAGATGAAGGAAAAATGA